In a single window of the Nodularia spumigena CCY9414 genome:
- a CDS encoding LL-diaminopimelate aminotransferase — translation MATINDNYLKLKAGYLFPEIARRVNAFAEANPDAKIIRLGIGDVTEPLPEACRTAMIKAVEEMGDRTTFKGYGPEQGYAWLREKIAAHDFQARGADIDASEIFISDGSKCDSGNILDIFGNNNIIAVTDPVYPVYVDTNVMAGNTGVANDKGEFGGLVYLPISADNNFKAEIPSQKVDLIYLCFPNNPTGATATREYLQAWVDYAKANNSIIFFDAAYEAYITDPALPHSIYEISGARECAIEFRSFSKNAGFTGTRCALTVVPKTLTAKAADGSDVQLWKLWNRRQSTKFNGVSYIIQRGAEAVYSEAGKAQIRALVSFYLENAQIIREQLLAAGLAVYGGVNAPYVWVKTPNNLSSWEFFDKLLHTVNVVGTPGSGFGAAGEGYFRISAFNSRENVEEAMKRITEKFKV, via the coding sequence ATGGCAACGATTAACGACAACTACCTGAAGCTGAAAGCTGGTTATCTGTTTCCTGAAATTGCGCGGCGGGTGAATGCCTTTGCTGAAGCTAATCCTGATGCTAAAATTATCCGCTTGGGTATTGGCGATGTTACGGAGCCTCTGCCGGAAGCTTGCCGCACAGCTATGATTAAGGCTGTAGAAGAAATGGGCGATCGCACTACCTTTAAAGGCTATGGTCCAGAACAAGGTTATGCTTGGTTAAGGGAAAAAATTGCCGCCCACGATTTTCAAGCCAGAGGGGCTGATATAGATGCCTCAGAGATCTTTATCTCCGATGGTTCTAAGTGCGATTCCGGCAACATTCTCGACATTTTCGGCAACAATAACATAATTGCAGTTACTGACCCTGTATACCCCGTCTATGTAGACACTAACGTCATGGCTGGTAATACCGGGGTTGCTAACGATAAAGGCGAGTTTGGTGGTTTAGTATATTTGCCAATTTCGGCTGATAATAACTTCAAGGCTGAAATTCCCTCTCAGAAAGTCGATTTAATTTATCTGTGTTTCCCCAATAACCCCACTGGTGCAACTGCTACGAGGGAATACCTCCAAGCATGGGTAGACTATGCTAAGGCGAATAATTCGATTATTTTCTTTGATGCTGCCTACGAAGCTTATATCACCGATCCCGCTCTTCCTCACTCCATATATGAGATTTCAGGCGCAAGGGAATGTGCCATTGAGTTTCGTTCCTTTTCTAAAAATGCAGGTTTTACCGGAACCCGTTGCGCGTTAACCGTTGTACCCAAGACGCTGACAGCAAAAGCGGCTGATGGTTCGGATGTGCAACTGTGGAAGTTGTGGAATCGCCGCCAATCGACTAAATTTAATGGTGTTTCCTATATTATCCAACGGGGTGCTGAAGCTGTATACTCTGAAGCTGGAAAAGCGCAAATTCGGGCATTGGTGAGTTTTTACCTAGAAAATGCCCAAATTATTCGTGAACAACTGTTAGCGGCTGGATTAGCTGTGTATGGTGGGGTAAATGCACCTTATGTTTGGGTCAAGACTCCCAATAATTTATCTAGTTGGGAATTTTTCGATAAGCTGCTGCACACTGTGAATGTGGTGGGTACACCTGGTTCTGGTTTTGGCGCTGCGGGTGAAGGCTACTTCCGCATTTCGGCTTTTAATAGTCGGGAAAATGTCGAAGAAGCAATGAAGCGGATTACCGAAAAGTTTAAGGTGTAA
- a CDS encoding GlsB/YeaQ/YmgE family stress response membrane protein, giving the protein MNILAWIALGLIAGAIAKAIYPGHQGGGILGTILLGIIGAFIGGSLGVFFSTGTFALAAPTLSITGIILAILGAIVAIFLWNLLTSRSAA; this is encoded by the coding sequence ATGAACATTCTTGCATGGATTGCTTTAGGTTTAATTGCTGGAGCTATCGCTAAAGCCATTTACCCCGGACATCAAGGTGGTGGCATTTTAGGAACAATCTTACTGGGAATTATCGGTGCTTTTATTGGTGGTAGCTTGGGAGTATTTTTTAGTACAGGAACCTTTGCCTTAGCGGCTCCTACTCTCAGTATTACGGGTATCATCTTAGCAATACTTGGTGCCATCGTGGCTATTTTCTTGTGGAACTTGTTAACTTCTCGCAGTGCTGCATAA
- a CDS encoding cyclic nucleotide-binding domain-containing protein: protein MFSRIPERAMHNISWVLTCGWLLLIASLFYDPISPFLTAPERTWSPFRIRPEECIAIQNNCLELKPYALGAPIFWGMIVPSSIFILLVFGHELWRRICPLSFLSQIPHALGWQRKFKRTDAKSGKVRYQIPKIKPNSWLGRNYLYLQFGLLFIGLCFRILFINSDRLFLGLWLTITIIAAITVGYLYGGKTWCNYFCPMTPVQKIYAEPMGLFTSKAHMSETPITQSMCRVVVEDNKEKSACVACQKPCIDIDAEGSYWEGLEKPQIQFIYYSYFGLFVGYFFYYYLYAGNWDYYFSGAWAIEGDTLEHLFSAGWYLYGQVIPIPKLLAVPITLGLFTAWGYVLGLVGEKVYRYYLNLRNKKNKLPFIRHHLFSICTFLAFNLFFIFGGRPFICLLPNYAQEAFDILIVVVSSFWLMRVLKREPELYAREGLAGRFRKQLIKMNFPIDSYFSGRDIDDLNPYEVYVIAKLLPGFSKEKCNAYKGVLREALEEGYVNSANSLEVLWQLRTELGINDREHEQILVEVGIEDPTLLDPNRQRDIENSVRVSGYHQSLVRLITIQKMIGSNLENNVMIDPMTGEPEIRGEEKPSPEILKQQAKLYLERLEKLVNSYHALNQPFAAEFRPIISLLRGVLRQETELLFTDLLHRLEQLDLAESLPIAQVLGSLLPTVLKGILMDKAAGWQHRLTPEILHTLAQPPQSAYCSLELPLSTFIDTLETLITEPNVLIKTVCLYLLQQFYPKRGITLAEQIMPQSDGEHHTLLQEIIPRLTKYKGELRLSHLPIFERIVYLFNSDFFASLDSQTLIELAYRADVKIFFLDENITESGDTCRELLLLIEGSVEIVTKRADGTEFVYCLLPGCILDELEVLSHTNLMGTIMAKAEITRILAIPVQAFDDLLEGDRHLAMKVLELESIRLKTLLQRGFYERG from the coding sequence ATGTTTTCCCGTATTCCCGAACGAGCTATGCATAACATCAGTTGGGTTTTAACCTGCGGTTGGTTATTACTCATTGCCTCATTATTTTATGATCCTATTTCCCCATTTTTAACCGCACCAGAACGAACGTGGAGTCCCTTTCGCATTCGCCCAGAAGAATGTATTGCCATTCAAAATAATTGTTTAGAATTAAAACCCTATGCCCTGGGCGCACCCATATTTTGGGGAATGATTGTTCCTAGTAGCATTTTTATTTTATTAGTCTTTGGACATGAACTTTGGCGACGTATTTGTCCTCTTTCTTTTCTATCCCAAATTCCCCATGCTTTAGGGTGGCAAAGAAAATTTAAACGCACTGATGCAAAATCTGGCAAAGTCCGTTACCAAATCCCAAAAATCAAACCCAATTCTTGGCTCGGTCGCAATTATCTCTATCTTCAATTTGGTTTATTATTCATTGGATTATGTTTTCGGATTCTATTTATTAACAGCGATCGCCTATTTTTAGGTCTATGGCTAACCATAACAATTATTGCTGCCATTACAGTCGGTTATTTATATGGTGGCAAAACATGGTGTAACTATTTTTGTCCAATGACTCCCGTACAAAAAATCTATGCAGAACCGATGGGATTATTTACCAGTAAAGCCCACATGAGCGAAACCCCAATTACTCAATCTATGTGTCGAGTTGTTGTAGAAGATAATAAAGAAAAAAGTGCCTGTGTTGCTTGTCAAAAACCCTGCATTGATATTGATGCCGAAGGTTCTTATTGGGAAGGCTTAGAAAAACCACAAATTCAATTTATTTATTATTCTTATTTCGGGCTATTCGTCGGCTATTTCTTCTATTATTACCTCTATGCTGGGAATTGGGATTATTATTTTTCCGGCGCATGGGCAATTGAAGGGGACACACTTGAACACCTTTTTTCAGCAGGTTGGTATCTTTATGGTCAAGTAATTCCTATCCCCAAATTATTGGCTGTACCTATTACCCTCGGTTTATTTACCGCTTGGGGCTATGTCCTCGGTTTAGTTGGTGAAAAAGTTTATCGCTATTATTTAAATCTCAGAAACAAGAAAAATAAACTCCCTTTTATTCGTCATCATTTATTTAGCATTTGTACTTTCCTCGCCTTCAATTTATTTTTTATTTTTGGCGGTCGTCCTTTTATTTGTCTGTTGCCAAATTATGCCCAAGAAGCCTTTGATATTTTAATCGTTGTGGTCAGTTCCTTTTGGTTAATGCGTGTCCTCAAACGGGAACCGGAACTATATGCCCGTGAAGGATTAGCTGGACGATTCCGTAAACAATTAATCAAGATGAACTTCCCAATTGACAGTTACTTTTCAGGGCGGGATATTGACGATCTAAATCCCTATGAAGTTTATGTTATTGCTAAACTTTTACCTGGTTTTAGTAAGGAAAAATGCAATGCATATAAAGGTGTTTTGCGGGAAGCCCTAGAGGAAGGTTATGTCAATTCTGCCAATAGTCTCGAAGTTTTATGGCAATTACGCACTGAATTAGGCATTAATGATCGAGAACATGAACAAATTTTAGTCGAGGTTGGCATTGAAGATCCGACATTATTAGATCCCAATCGTCAACGCGATATTGAAAATTCAGTGCGTGTTTCTGGCTATCATCAATCCTTAGTGCGATTAATCACCATCCAAAAAATGATTGGGAGCAATTTAGAAAATAATGTCATGATTGATCCGATGACGGGTGAGCCAGAAATCAGGGGTGAAGAAAAACCTTCCCCTGAAATTCTGAAACAACAAGCCAAGCTCTACCTCGAAAGATTAGAAAAATTAGTCAATTCCTATCATGCATTAAATCAACCCTTTGCTGCCGAATTTCGTCCGATTATTTCCCTTTTACGCGGTGTCCTTCGTCAAGAAACAGAATTATTATTCACAGATCTATTGCATCGTTTAGAACAGCTTGATTTAGCTGAAAGTTTACCGATAGCCCAAGTATTAGGAAGTTTATTACCCACTGTTTTAAAAGGTATTTTGATGGATAAAGCAGCAGGTTGGCAGCATCGTTTAACCCCTGAGATTTTGCATACCTTAGCACAACCGCCCCAATCTGCTTATTGTTCTTTAGAGTTACCCCTCAGCACATTTATTGATACCTTGGAAACCCTGATCACAGAACCGAATGTTCTGATCAAAACAGTTTGCCTCTATTTATTACAACAGTTTTATCCCAAACGAGGGATTACTTTAGCCGAGCAAATTATGCCGCAGTCTGACGGCGAACACCACACTTTATTACAAGAAATTATCCCCCGATTAACAAAATACAAGGGCGAATTAAGACTATCCCATTTACCGATTTTTGAACGCATTGTTTATCTCTTTAACAGTGATTTTTTTGCGTCTTTGGATAGTCAGACATTGATTGAATTAGCCTATCGGGCTGATGTAAAAATCTTTTTCCTTGATGAAAATATTACCGAATCGGGGGATACTTGCCGTGAACTCCTATTACTCATAGAAGGAAGTGTTGAAATTGTTACTAAACGAGCCGATGGTACTGAATTTGTTTACTGTTTATTACCAGGTTGTATCCTTGATGAATTAGAAGTTTTAAGCCATACAAATCTTATGGGAACTATTATGGCTAAAGCCGAAATAACCCGTATCTTAGCCATTCCGGTACAGGCATTTGATGATTTACTAGAGGGCGATCGCCACCTTGCAATGAAAGTTTTAGAGCTTGAAAGTATCCGACTGAAAACTCTATTGCAGAGAGGATTTTATGAACGGGGGTAA
- the dcd gene encoding dCTP deaminase yields MLKNDKWIIEQAKLGMISPFESSLVRQVEHRRVISYGLSSYGYDLRLAPTDFRIFRHIPGTVVNPKRFNPDNLESIALQTDEDGAFFIIPANSYALGVSLERLRIPANITVICIGKSTMARCGIIANITPAEASWEGFLTLEFSNASSADCRVYANEGVLQLLFLEGEPCQTTYAERFGKYQNQPQTVTIAKV; encoded by the coding sequence GTGCTTAAGAATGATAAATGGATTATCGAACAAGCCAAACTAGGGATGATTTCTCCATTTGAAAGTTCCCTAGTGCGCCAGGTTGAACACAGGCGAGTTATTAGTTACGGTTTGTCTAGCTACGGCTATGATTTGAGATTAGCTCCCACAGATTTTCGGATTTTTAGACATATTCCCGGTACAGTTGTCAATCCCAAGCGGTTTAACCCTGACAACCTAGAATCTATTGCACTGCAAACCGATGAAGATGGAGCGTTTTTCATTATTCCCGCAAATTCATATGCTTTAGGTGTCTCGCTGGAACGATTGCGGATTCCTGCGAACATTACAGTTATTTGTATTGGAAAATCAACAATGGCGCGTTGCGGTATTATTGCCAACATAACTCCTGCGGAAGCTTCATGGGAAGGGTTCTTGACTTTGGAGTTCAGCAATGCTTCTAGTGCAGACTGTCGCGTCTACGCTAATGAGGGTGTGTTGCAGCTGCTCTTTTTAGAAGGGGAACCATGTCAAACAACTTACGCAGAGCGCTTTGGAAAGTATCAAAATCAACCACAAACTGTCACCATTGCCAAGGTTTAG
- the xseA gene encoding exodeoxyribonuclease VII large subunit has product MTFNSLIPDTALSVAGLTDYIRLLLEQDNQLRQVWVIGEVSSANNHRRGLFFTLQDPEATAGIKCVVWKSQIPKLAQMPIAGEQLIILGSIRVYPQRGEYQLSVWQAIPAGAGLQALGYQQLKNRLLAEGLFDTERKRPLPLHPQTIAVVTSPTAAAWGDIQKTLKQRYPGLQVLFSPATVQGEQAPDSIVKAINRVNRDGRAQVLILSRGGGAVEELACFNDERVVRAVATCSIPVITGIGHQRDESLVDLVADACVHTPTAAAETVVPSLADLYFQHRQRIVALREAVGEFTVNSENKLQGLRDRLRRLGLDKQVQQELQQLNWKRQQLIQVTLGRSHQAQQRLELLREKLASLDPKAVLQRGYAVVRRENGEIARSASELTVGEDLLIQLGLGEVKVKVMELKD; this is encoded by the coding sequence ATGACTTTTAACTCTCTGATTCCCGATACAGCGCTTTCAGTAGCCGGATTAACCGACTATATCCGCTTGCTATTAGAACAAGATAATCAATTACGCCAAGTTTGGGTAATTGGGGAAGTTTCCAGTGCTAACAACCATCGCAGGGGCTTATTTTTTACCCTACAAGACCCCGAGGCGACAGCCGGAATTAAGTGTGTGGTTTGGAAAAGCCAAATCCCTAAACTGGCTCAAATGCCAATTGCAGGTGAGCAGTTAATTATTTTGGGTAGTATCAGAGTTTACCCGCAACGGGGAGAGTATCAATTATCGGTTTGGCAAGCTATACCTGCGGGTGCTGGTTTACAGGCGCTAGGCTATCAACAATTAAAAAACCGATTGCTGGCTGAGGGTTTATTTGATACAGAACGCAAACGCCCTCTACCTCTGCACCCTCAAACTATTGCTGTGGTAACATCACCCACGGCGGCGGCTTGGGGCGATATTCAAAAAACTCTCAAGCAACGATATCCAGGTTTACAGGTGTTATTTTCTCCCGCTACTGTGCAGGGTGAGCAAGCACCTGATTCTATAGTTAAGGCGATTAATCGCGTCAATCGTGATGGTCGCGCCCAGGTGCTGATTTTATCACGGGGTGGTGGTGCGGTTGAGGAATTGGCTTGCTTTAATGATGAACGGGTGGTGAGGGCTGTTGCTACTTGTTCTATCCCGGTAATTACTGGTATTGGTCATCAACGGGATGAGTCTTTGGTAGATTTAGTTGCTGATGCCTGTGTACATACACCGACGGCGGCGGCGGAAACTGTTGTCCCATCTCTTGCAGATTTGTATTTTCAGCATCGCCAAAGGATAGTTGCGCTACGTGAGGCGGTAGGGGAATTTACGGTAAATTCTGAGAATAAGTTGCAAGGTTTACGCGATCGCTTGCGGCGTTTAGGATTAGATAAACAGGTGCAGCAGGAGTTACAGCAGCTAAATTGGAAAAGGCAACAATTGATACAGGTGACTTTGGGGCGATCGCACCAAGCCCAGCAGCGTTTAGAATTATTACGGGAAAAGTTGGCTAGTCTTGACCCCAAAGCGGTGTTACAGCGTGGTTATGCTGTGGTGAGGCGGGAAAATGGGGAAATAGCTCGTTCTGCTTCTGAGTTAACTGTGGGGGAGGATTTATTGATTCAGTTGGGGCTGGGGGAGGTTAAAGTGAAGGTGATGGAACTGAAGGATTAA
- the xseB gene encoding exodeoxyribonuclease VII small subunit, which produces MVKRKDDSRAGWSYEEKVREIEAIIARIEAGELDLEQVFEQFCTAVESLRQCESFLQQRQQQVNLLIETLTDD; this is translated from the coding sequence ATGGTTAAGCGTAAGGATGATTCGAGGGCGGGTTGGAGTTATGAAGAGAAGGTGCGGGAGATAGAAGCAATTATTGCTCGCATTGAGGCGGGTGAGTTGGATTTGGAGCAAGTGTTTGAGCAGTTTTGTACTGCTGTTGAGTCTTTGCGTCAGTGTGAAAGTTTTTTGCAGCAGCGACAGCAACAGGTAAATCTGTTAATTGAAACTTTGACTGATGACTAA
- a CDS encoding HNH endonuclease — protein MSQISEEVRARIRTQANNQCGYCRSLQKYVLGILEIEHIIPKAAGGTDDEENLWLACRLCNCYKGIQTHAKDPVTNRKVKLFNPRQQKWSRHLTWTNDGTQIAGLTACGRATVLALQLNNPYAVTVRQAWVSAGWHPPTEK, from the coding sequence GTGAGCCAAATTTCTGAAGAAGTCCGGGCGCGAATACGGACACAGGCCAACAATCAATGCGGTTACTGCCGTAGTCTTCAAAAGTATGTTTTAGGAATCCTGGAAATCGAACACATTATTCCCAAAGCAGCAGGTGGTACTGATGATGAGGAAAATCTGTGGCTTGCCTGTAGGTTATGCAATTGTTACAAAGGCATCCAAACCCATGCGAAAGATCCAGTGACAAACCGTAAAGTTAAACTCTTCAACCCTCGTCAACAAAAATGGTCACGTCATCTAACCTGGACAAACGATGGCACTCAAATTGCAGGTCTAACCGCCTGTGGTCGTGCAACTGTCTTAGCTTTACAACTGAATAACCCCTATGCTGTCACTGTCAGGCAAGCTTGGGTTTCTGCTGGTTGGCATCCACCAACTGAAAAGTGA
- a CDS encoding pentapeptide repeat-containing protein has product MDVNNFLQRYASGERDFDQVDLSRANLGGAILHKVNLSGANLRQANLNKAHLEDANLSNADLSTTYLTAANLEGANLQGANLHKADLDRANLRDANLTNANLSGANFRNATLPDGTVSD; this is encoded by the coding sequence ATGGATGTAAATAATTTTTTGCAACGTTATGCTTCTGGAGAACGAGACTTTGATCAGGTTGATTTGAGTAGAGCTAATCTAGGCGGAGCCATTCTACATAAAGTTAATCTTAGCGGTGCAAATCTTCGTCAAGCCAACCTGAATAAAGCACATCTCGAAGATGCAAATCTCAGTAATGCAGATTTAAGTACAACTTATCTGACAGCTGCCAATTTAGAAGGCGCTAACTTACAAGGAGCCAACCTGCATAAAGCTGATTTGGATCGTGCAAATTTACGAGATGCAAATTTGACTAACGCCAACTTGTCAGGAGCGAATTTTCGTAATGCTACTCTCCCCGATGGTACTGTTTCAGATTAG